A genome region from Salinigranum halophilum includes the following:
- a CDS encoding helix-turn-helix transcriptional regulator, with protein sequence MESALEEIEFLALSPNRVATLRQLAAEPHTRRELVELTGASQPTLGRILHDFEERAWIERDGSTYRATVTGRLVSRGFGDLVDILETDVELRPVVRWLPAEVIDFDLEHLTTATVTTPSRVRPNAPVKRALALLDGAETVQIASYAFNEQSLEVIAERTGEGGQRFEGVFSASAIDALADDSQLRARLDELLTAEGARIRITDDPIPVAMTVADSVVHLFLRDDSGILRASLDVDEPEVHAWATELFARYWEAAEPLTVGQL encoded by the coding sequence ATGGAATCGGCCCTGGAGGAGATCGAGTTCCTCGCCCTCTCGCCGAATCGGGTCGCGACGCTCAGACAGCTCGCGGCGGAGCCACACACCCGACGGGAACTCGTCGAGTTGACCGGGGCGTCACAGCCGACGCTCGGGCGCATCCTCCACGACTTCGAGGAGCGTGCGTGGATCGAGCGCGACGGGAGCACGTACCGGGCGACCGTGACCGGGCGACTGGTCTCGCGCGGGTTCGGTGACCTCGTCGACATCCTCGAGACCGACGTCGAACTCCGGCCCGTCGTCCGATGGCTCCCGGCGGAGGTCATCGACTTCGACCTCGAACACCTGACGACGGCGACGGTCACGACGCCGAGTCGGGTCCGGCCGAACGCGCCGGTGAAACGCGCGCTCGCCCTCCTCGACGGGGCCGAGACGGTGCAGATTGCCTCCTACGCCTTCAACGAGCAGAGCCTGGAGGTCATCGCCGAGCGGACCGGTGAGGGCGGCCAGCGGTTCGAGGGCGTCTTCTCCGCCAGCGCCATCGACGCGCTCGCCGACGACTCACAGCTCCGGGCACGACTCGACGAACTGCTGACGGCCGAGGGCGCACGCATCAGGATCACCGACGACCCCATCCCCGTGGCGATGACCGTCGCCGACTCGGTGGTCCACCTCTTCTTGCGCGACGACAGCGGCATCCTCCGGGCGTCCCTCGACGTGGACGAGCCCGAGGTTCACGCGTGGGCGACGGAGCTGTTCGCGCGATACTGGGAGGCGGCGGAGCCGCTCACGGTCGGGCAGTTGTGA
- a CDS encoding DMT family transporter has product MSTRRHLTLFALASVFFGGTFVAAKAGLEYFPPLLFVALRFDIAAAVLVGYVVATRARDDLLPRSLDDVVAILATGVFVIGLSNAFLFVGQQYVSSAVGSIIFSLNPILTPVFAMVLLADERLSPRGAFGLLIGLVGVGLVVGVDPSNLLGGDARWKGVIFAGAVTGALGTVLIRWADSPLSSTVRTAWALPVSALLTHGGSLAAGESFAAVAWTPEALVALGYVGVFAGAVAYLTYFGLLDEVGPIHGNLVFYAVPIVATLGGSVLLGESISTSTVVGFAIIFAGFAVLASESLVDEVEAWYTTVRVEVVAEDIG; this is encoded by the coding sequence GTGAGTACGCGCCGCCACCTCACGCTGTTCGCCCTGGCCAGTGTCTTCTTCGGCGGCACCTTCGTGGCGGCGAAGGCGGGGCTCGAATACTTCCCGCCGCTGCTGTTCGTCGCGCTCCGGTTCGACATCGCCGCGGCGGTGCTGGTCGGCTACGTGGTGGCGACCCGCGCTCGCGACGACCTGTTGCCCCGGTCGCTCGACGACGTCGTCGCCATCCTCGCGACGGGCGTGTTCGTCATCGGTCTCTCGAACGCCTTCCTCTTCGTCGGCCAGCAGTACGTCTCCAGCGCCGTCGGGTCGATCATCTTCAGTCTCAACCCCATCCTGACGCCCGTGTTCGCGATGGTCCTCCTCGCGGACGAACGCCTCTCGCCCCGCGGGGCGTTCGGGCTACTCATCGGCCTCGTCGGGGTGGGCCTCGTCGTGGGCGTCGACCCGTCGAACCTCCTCGGCGGCGACGCCCGGTGGAAGGGCGTCATCTTCGCCGGGGCAGTGACCGGCGCGCTGGGGACCGTCCTCATCCGGTGGGCCGACTCTCCGCTCTCGAGTACGGTCCGGACCGCGTGGGCGCTCCCGGTGAGCGCGCTGCTCACCCACGGCGGGAGCCTCGCCGCGGGCGAGTCGTTCGCGGCCGTCGCCTGGACGCCCGAGGCGCTCGTCGCGCTCGGATACGTCGGCGTCTTCGCCGGCGCGGTGGCGTATCTCACCTACTTCGGCCTGCTCGACGAGGTCGGTCCCATCCACGGGAACCTCGTGTTCTACGCCGTGCCCATCGTCGCGACGCTCGGCGGGTCGGTGCTGCTCGGTGAGTCCATCTCGACCTCGACGGTCGTCGGCTTCGCCATCATCTTCGCCGGCTTCGCCGTCCTCGCGAGCGAGTCGCTCGTCGACGAAGTCGAGGCGTGGTACACTACCGTCCGCGTCGAGGTCGTCGCCGAGGACATCGGGTGA
- a CDS encoding proteasome assembly chaperone family protein — protein MATNLPTFDLRTTSGTDPGDILIIGTANPGLAGLTAIDYLITHTHTEQIGHVRTHDLPDITPFTQGAPRYPMRLFSSADSDICVLISELSVPVWAGEPFADAVISWTEAHGIDELCVIHGVPFPHGPQEHIVFHVGMPAFRERRIGDSDIPPLAGGFFDGMAGELMTRALDGDVPPVGALVTPTHPPGPDLDSALRFLDALETLYDIAVDETELRERAEELRKYYQSLVDRMQTLDQGDSPRGHDHPEDRMYM, from the coding sequence ATGGCTACGAACTTGCCCACGTTCGACCTCCGGACAACGAGCGGGACCGACCCCGGCGACATCCTGATCATCGGCACGGCGAACCCCGGGTTGGCGGGACTGACCGCCATCGACTACCTGATCACTCACACCCACACCGAACAGATCGGGCACGTGCGCACCCACGACCTCCCCGATATCACGCCCTTCACGCAGGGTGCCCCGCGCTACCCGATGCGGTTGTTCAGTTCTGCCGACTCCGACATCTGCGTGCTCATCAGCGAACTGAGCGTGCCGGTCTGGGCGGGCGAGCCCTTCGCTGACGCCGTCATCTCCTGGACCGAGGCGCATGGAATCGACGAACTCTGCGTCATCCACGGCGTGCCGTTCCCCCACGGCCCACAAGAGCACATCGTCTTCCACGTCGGGATGCCCGCGTTCCGCGAGCGTCGCATCGGCGACAGCGACATCCCGCCGCTGGCCGGCGGTTTCTTCGACGGGATGGCGGGCGAACTGATGACGCGCGCCCTCGACGGCGACGTCCCCCCGGTCGGCGCGCTCGTGACGCCGACGCATCCGCCGGGACCCGACCTCGACAGCGCGCTACGGTTCCTCGACGCCCTCGAGACGCTGTACGACATCGCCGTCGACGAGACCGAACTCAGAGAGCGCGCCGAGGAACTGCGCAAGTACTACCAGAGCCTCGTCGACCGGATGCAGACGCTCGACCAGGGCGACTCACCACGGGGCCACGACCACCCCGAAGACCGTATGTACATGTGA
- a CDS encoding PGF-CTERM sorting domain-containing protein: MPPIRTHVPVLVISVLLVTSVFAGTALTGPAAALFTGDVTADSASNVQAFRTAATQTLTATVTITNGSADNTVTFTTPAGNIVGANGVSVSNPNVTASGLSVDSRTQVTVDLADTNATDGADETTQVTLTVTHNLANVAPASGLDATVSAGGRSDTTQFDVVRYLGPTGTIGRVFLGDRDVDLTGLASAPGSGSVTLFGVAGEADGGVATVSDVRRADITDANNFEPGAYSFESDGTADLSVVEPRITEVTVYRGDGTDGADITGGSIPSSIGTITVQVEFNFAEAEDASVFVDDEDGLDITRQLTDRNRISRSGGTVVLRNIDELDAGQYTIVVEGSDDLDFVRTRVGAGIRDETQSITLEETEVTQGQEIIATVAGTPGEYGLVRIAGSDLDGIPPTDETAARVFRATGDVETRRGTNTLGGTDDAYVGAVVDLGDDGIARVRIDTAFLDPTTVDVEFVELAEPNTDVVTLRDGFDADADDTAELDIEEREIRLSATPTVVRIGEEFTITGVAPQSDDVKAYARIDSEWVPLRDGDGDLAEDDVDSRGRFSIEVDAGREINFPDAYRIAVVADPVAGGTDYLGSEASLTTSAFGDFDTTATTTVRTVEGALTSSLSAARIAADTGDEVTLSGTSFGQGDSVRVYLIGPRGQFLTADGGFGAESVSVRDNEFEAEYDAFQQRGGYTFFVVGRGRDGEYASDIGFGGADLRRGLTPQQAVEIIRDEYSGAGVDDRVIELTLSAENPSLAVDDFTQDGQVAQGEVTISGTSNRQDGTVIFVEVFDADNDVVATAEAVVDGASGEWETTLDLADLETGAYQLRASDDETAARLEFEVVSEVTTPTETPAETPVPTETPTMTPTASPTPTATPTEAPTTTATEFPGFGPLVALLALVAAALLAARRRRS, encoded by the coding sequence ATGCCACCGATTCGAACCCACGTCCCCGTCCTCGTCATCAGCGTACTGCTCGTCACCTCCGTCTTCGCGGGAACCGCCCTCACGGGCCCCGCGGCCGCGCTGTTCACCGGGGACGTCACGGCCGACAGCGCGAGCAACGTCCAGGCGTTCCGCACCGCGGCCACGCAGACGCTCACGGCGACGGTCACCATCACGAACGGGAGCGCGGACAACACCGTGACGTTCACGACGCCGGCGGGGAACATCGTCGGTGCGAACGGCGTCTCGGTCTCGAACCCGAACGTGACCGCGTCGGGGCTCTCTGTCGACAGTCGGACGCAGGTGACCGTCGACCTGGCCGATACGAACGCCACGGACGGAGCCGACGAGACGACCCAGGTGACACTGACCGTGACGCACAACCTCGCAAACGTGGCACCGGCGTCGGGCCTCGACGCGACGGTGTCGGCGGGCGGCCGTTCCGACACGACGCAGTTCGACGTCGTCCGCTACCTCGGTCCGACGGGGACCATCGGCCGCGTCTTCCTCGGTGACCGCGACGTCGACCTGACGGGGTTGGCGAGCGCCCCCGGCTCCGGCAGCGTGACACTGTTCGGCGTCGCCGGCGAGGCCGACGGCGGGGTGGCGACCGTCAGCGACGTCCGCCGGGCGGACATCACGGACGCCAACAACTTCGAGCCGGGAGCATACAGCTTCGAGAGCGACGGGACTGCGGACCTCTCGGTGGTCGAGCCGCGCATCACAGAGGTCACGGTCTATCGCGGGGACGGGACCGACGGCGCTGACATCACCGGCGGCTCCATTCCGAGCAGCATCGGCACCATCACCGTCCAGGTGGAGTTCAACTTCGCCGAGGCCGAGGACGCCTCGGTCTTCGTCGACGACGAGGACGGTCTCGACATCACGCGACAGCTCACCGACCGCAACCGCATCAGCCGGTCGGGCGGCACGGTCGTGCTCCGCAACATCGACGAACTCGACGCCGGCCAGTACACTATCGTCGTCGAGGGGTCGGACGACCTCGACTTCGTCCGGACGCGCGTGGGAGCCGGCATCCGTGACGAGACCCAGTCGATCACCCTCGAGGAGACCGAGGTGACGCAGGGCCAGGAGATCATCGCGACGGTCGCCGGGACGCCGGGCGAGTACGGCCTCGTCCGGATCGCCGGGAGCGACCTCGACGGCATCCCCCCGACTGACGAGACCGCCGCACGGGTGTTCCGGGCGACCGGCGACGTCGAGACACGCCGCGGGACGAACACGCTCGGTGGGACCGACGACGCGTACGTCGGTGCGGTCGTCGACCTCGGCGACGACGGTATTGCGCGGGTCCGCATCGACACGGCGTTCCTCGACCCGACGACGGTCGACGTCGAGTTCGTCGAACTCGCGGAGCCGAACACGGACGTCGTGACGCTCAGAGACGGGTTCGACGCCGACGCGGACGACACCGCCGAACTGGACATCGAAGAGCGTGAGATTCGCCTGTCGGCCACGCCGACCGTCGTCCGCATCGGCGAGGAGTTCACCATCACGGGCGTCGCCCCACAGTCCGACGACGTGAAGGCGTACGCGCGCATCGACAGCGAGTGGGTGCCGCTTCGGGACGGCGACGGCGACCTCGCAGAGGACGACGTCGACAGCAGAGGGCGGTTCAGTATCGAGGTCGATGCGGGTCGGGAAATCAACTTCCCCGACGCGTATCGGATCGCCGTCGTCGCCGACCCGGTCGCCGGCGGCACGGACTATCTCGGGAGCGAAGCGTCGCTCACGACGAGCGCCTTCGGCGACTTCGACACGACGGCCACGACGACGGTTCGGACCGTCGAGGGCGCGCTGACCTCGTCGCTGTCCGCCGCGCGTATCGCCGCAGACACCGGCGACGAGGTCACCCTCTCCGGAACCTCGTTCGGCCAGGGCGACTCGGTCCGCGTCTACCTAATCGGGCCCCGTGGGCAGTTCCTCACCGCGGACGGTGGGTTCGGGGCCGAGTCGGTCTCGGTCCGCGACAACGAGTTCGAAGCGGAGTACGACGCCTTCCAACAGCGCGGCGGTTACACCTTCTTCGTCGTCGGCCGCGGGCGTGACGGGGAGTACGCGTCTGACATCGGCTTCGGTGGGGCGGACCTCCGACGCGGGCTGACACCCCAGCAGGCCGTCGAAATCATCCGAGACGAGTACTCCGGCGCGGGTGTCGACGACCGGGTCATCGAACTGACGCTCTCGGCGGAGAACCCCTCGCTCGCCGTCGACGACTTCACGCAGGACGGGCAGGTCGCCCAGGGCGAGGTCACGATTTCGGGCACCTCGAACCGACAGGACGGAACCGTCATCTTCGTGGAGGTGTTCGACGCCGACAACGACGTGGTCGCCACTGCCGAGGCGGTAGTCGACGGCGCGTCCGGCGAGTGGGAGACGACGCTCGACCTCGCGGACCTCGAGACCGGGGCGTACCAGCTCCGCGCGAGCGACGACGAGACCGCCGCACGGCTCGAGTTCGAGGTCGTCAGCGAGGTGACGACGCCGACGGAGACACCCGCGGAGACCCCGGTGCCGACGGAGACGCCGACGATGACGCCGACCGCGTCACCGACGCCCACGGCGACACCGACCGAGGCACCGACGACGACCGCGACGGAGTTCCCGGGGTTCGGTCCCCTCGTTGCTCTCCTCGCCCTCGTCGCTGCAGCGCTGCTCGCTGCCCGTCGCCGGCGGTCGTGA
- a CDS encoding sodium:calcium antiporter gives MVLSGLVPDTPLVSAVVIVVATGFIWFGSGWLETSAERLSAHYGLPAVVQGSVVVAVGSSFPELASVVFTALAGTFNMGVGAIVGSAIFNILVIPALSGLASDGELETNRTVVYKEAQFYMIAVSAVVVTFALAVIYLPVPDGPALQGQLTRPLALIPLLLYGLYLFIQWQDVSDHVAESAPDGIAVGREWGKLAASLVIILLAVEQLVGGVEVIGQTFGIPEFLAGVTIIAAATSLPDTLVSVRSAQADKSVTSLGNVLGSNTFDLLVAIPVGVLIIGSVPVDFAVAVPMLGVLTLATVLLFTFLRTDLSVTNLESYTLLCAYLLFVAWVVAETVGLTQFIRGA, from the coding sequence ATGGTCCTCAGCGGTCTCGTTCCGGACACGCCCCTCGTGTCCGCAGTCGTCATCGTCGTCGCAACGGGGTTCATCTGGTTCGGAAGCGGGTGGCTCGAGACGTCGGCCGAACGCCTCTCCGCGCACTACGGCCTCCCGGCGGTGGTCCAGGGGTCGGTCGTCGTCGCCGTCGGGTCGAGCTTCCCGGAGCTGGCCAGCGTCGTGTTCACCGCTCTCGCGGGGACGTTCAACATGGGTGTGGGCGCGATTGTCGGGTCGGCCATCTTCAACATCCTCGTCATCCCGGCGCTGTCGGGGCTCGCATCGGACGGCGAACTGGAGACCAACCGGACCGTCGTGTACAAGGAGGCGCAGTTCTATATGATCGCCGTCTCCGCCGTCGTCGTCACCTTCGCGCTCGCAGTCATCTACCTCCCAGTACCCGACGGACCCGCCCTGCAGGGGCAACTCACGCGACCGCTCGCGCTGATTCCGCTTCTCCTGTACGGCCTCTACTTGTTCATCCAGTGGCAGGACGTCTCCGATCACGTCGCCGAGAGCGCGCCCGACGGAATCGCGGTCGGCCGCGAGTGGGGAAAACTCGCCGCGAGTCTGGTGATCATCCTGCTCGCCGTCGAGCAGCTGGTCGGGGGAGTGGAAGTGATCGGGCAGACGTTCGGTATCCCCGAGTTCCTCGCCGGCGTGACGATCATCGCGGCGGCGACGAGTCTCCCGGACACCCTGGTGAGCGTGCGCTCCGCGCAGGCGGACAAGAGCGTCACGAGCCTGGGGAACGTCCTCGGGTCGAACACGTTCGACCTCCTGGTGGCGATTCCCGTCGGCGTGCTCATCATCGGCAGCGTTCCGGTCGACTTCGCGGTCGCCGTCCCGATGCTCGGCGTGCTGACGCTCGCGACGGTGCTCCTGTTCACGTTCTTGCGGACGGACCTTTCGGTGACGAACCTCGAATCGTACACCCTGCTCTGTGCGTATCTCCTGTTCGTCGCCTGGGTCGTCGCCGAGACGGTCGGCCTGACCCAGTTCATCAGAGGTGCCTGA